CAGGTAACCGTCCTCGCCGTAACGGATATCGCGCAACCGCGCGAGCGCCTCCTTGCGCGCATCGGCTTCGGACATCGCTCCACTTTTCGCGAGCGCTGCGTACTCGTCGACGATTGACAGACCGACGTGCGCGATATTGTTCAGATCATTCTTGCGCTCGTCGATACGCGTCTGCCGCGAAAGCCATGCTGCCGACACCGACACGAGCAGCAGCGCCACCAGGCTGACGACAAGCGGCAACCAAAGCTTCTGCGCAAAACCTAGCTTGTGCATTCCTGCGCCTCCGTCTTTATGGTGGATCGAACCACCTTTTTAATAAGGCACATCGTTCCAGCCGCAAGCCGTACGCGCTACGGCGCAAGGTTGCGGCGGAAAAGCAAAGCCCGGTCATCCACGAGCTATGCCCGTTCCATATAACGACCGGAACGGGCAGCAAATTTGTAGAGGGAAACCCTTGCCTGTCGATGAATCTTCCGGCGAGGGCTATGGGGATACGGGGATATGACGATGCAGGCCGGCGCCGGGCTCACGCGCTTAAGCCGGGCCTAAGCGTGAACTTGAGCCTGAGCCTCGACGCGACGCCCGTGACCCCTGATGCGGATTCAATGCAGAATCAGCCGCGCGGCCGGTCGCGATCGACCACTACCATATGCTGCGCGCCCGTGGCCGGCGCGGCATGCACTTCCGGCGCGACGCGGCTATCGGCAACCCGCGTTGCGCCATTCGCTACCGTGCCTTCGGCTTGCGCGAGCACTTCGCCAGCCGTTGCATCGATCGCATCGGTGAACGGCTTCGGACAGATGCCGATCGCCAGCACGAGGACCGCGAGCGCGCCGAGCAGCACAAACTCGCGCTTGCCGACGTCGGCCAGATTCGCGACGCGCGCATTGGCCACCGCGCCGAAGATCACGCGCTTATACATCCACAGCGTGTATGCCGCGCTCAGGATCAACGTCAGCGCGGCGATCGCGCCGATCCAGAAGTTGAACTGGATCGCGCCCATCAGCACCATGAACTCGCCGACAAAACCGGACGTCCCCGGCAAGCCCACGTTGGCCATCGAAAACAGCATCACGAACACGGCGAAGCGCGGCATCGTGTTGACCACGCCGCCATATGCATCGATCGAGCCGCTTTGCGTGCGGTCGTAGAGCATGCCCGAGCACAGCAGCATCGCGCCGGACACAATGCCGTACGACAGCATCTGCACGACCGCGCCTTCCATCGAGATACGCGTGAACACGAAGAGGCCCAGCGTGACGAGCCCCATATGCGCGATCGCCGAATAGGCGAGCAGCTTGCGAATGTCCGTCTGCACGAGCGCGACGAGGCTCGCGTAGATCACCGCAACCAGCGACAGCGTGATGACCACCGGCGCGAAGAAGTGGCTCGCCTGCGGCACGATCGGCAGCGCGAAGCGCAGCAGGCCATAGCCGCCGATCTTCAGCATGCCGAGCAGCACGGCCGCCGCGGTCGGCCCTTCGAGGTGCACGTCGGGCAGCCACGTGTGCACGGGCCACATCGGCACCTTCACCGAGAAGGCGGCGAAGAAGCACAGGAAGATCAGCACCTGCGGCACGAAGTCGATTTGCAGCGAGCGCCACTGCGCGATGTCGAAGCTATGCGACTGCGAGTACAGGTACAGCATGGCGGCGAGCATCGCGAGCGAGCCCGTCAGCGAAAACAGGAAAAAGCGCAGCGCCGCATGCGCGCGATTCGACTGGCCCCAGGTGCCGATCAGCAGATACAGCGGAATCAGCGTTGCTTCGAAGAACACGAAGAACAGCATGCCGTCCTGCGCCGTGAACACGCCTTGCATAAAGCCCGACAGCAGCAGGAACGCGCCGAAATACTGCGCGACGCGCTTCGTGATGGACTGCCACGAAGCGATCACCACAATCACGGTGGTGATGGCCGTCAGCACGGTAAACCACAGCGAAATACCATCGACGCCAACATGCCACGCCACGCCGAACGACGGCAGCCAAGGCTTGTTTTCGACGAATTGCATCGCCGCGACATTGTTGCGAAAGCCTTCCACCAATGGCACGGCCGGCAGCAGAGCGACGCACGCGCCAATCAGCGCGATCCAGCGGGTACGGTTAAGCGCGCGATCCGAACCCGCGCGCAGCACGACAAGGCCGGCCACGATCGGAATCCAGATCAGCAGGCTGAGTAACGGAGGGAATTGCATGAGATTGACTGGGACTCTAAGCACAGCGACAGCCCGGCTGTCGCAACCGAAAGAAAACTGATTACAAATTGATTGCGGAAATAAAACGGAAAGGAGGACAACAGACGGGTCGGGTTGAAATACACCCGTCAGGGTTAACGAGGATAACCGTTTAGGCAATGTTTTGCAGCGCAACAAAAAATAGCGACGCACACAACGGATCATTGCCGTGGTTGGGGGTTGTCAGATTGAATGCTGTTGTGCTTCGCACAACGGGCAACGCTGAGCCGGGAATTGCCTGGGGCGAGCTGCAATTTTTTTAGGCAGCAACGGGACTTTTTGCCGCGGCGGTATGTCGCCGAATTACCACGCGTTGATTCTGATCGTTACGAAAAAAATCACATAAAAACGGGAAATCCCTGGCATGGCGTGTGCGGGCTTCGCGTTAGGCTCTAGCAAGGGAGGAGACAACCCGATGAGACGAGCTTTCAATATCGCAGTCGTCGTGCTGGTCGGCTTTCTGATTGCTGACCGGACCGCGATGCACGTGCAGGCACACGAGCAGGGATCGATCAGTTGCGCAGCGGGAGCAGACCTCGTGCGGCTCGACGCGCTGAATAAGGGCTTTTCCGACGCCGCGGCGACCAATCAGGGCGACGCGTTCAAGTCGGGCTGCTTTGTGACGGGGCGCGCCCAGGTCGGCGATCTGATCGCGCGGGATTAGGCGGCACGTTATTGGCTCCTTATTTGCCTATTGAGCGTGCGATAGGCGTGCGATAAGCGCGCAATAAAGTGCAATAAGAGCGAATTAGCCACCTTCCGGCCTTATTCCTTTTCTTTAAAGCCGCTATTGCGCA
The genomic region above belongs to Paraburkholderia edwinii and contains:
- a CDS encoding complex I subunit 4 family protein; translation: MQFPPLLSLLIWIPIVAGLVVLRAGSDRALNRTRWIALIGACVALLPAVPLVEGFRNNVAAMQFVENKPWLPSFGVAWHVGVDGISLWFTVLTAITTVIVVIASWQSITKRVAQYFGAFLLLSGFMQGVFTAQDGMLFFVFFEATLIPLYLLIGTWGQSNRAHAALRFFLFSLTGSLAMLAAMLYLYSQSHSFDIAQWRSLQIDFVPQVLIFLCFFAAFSVKVPMWPVHTWLPDVHLEGPTAAAVLLGMLKIGGYGLLRFALPIVPQASHFFAPVVITLSLVAVIYASLVALVQTDIRKLLAYSAIAHMGLVTLGLFVFTRISMEGAVVQMLSYGIVSGAMLLCSGMLYDRTQSGSIDAYGGVVNTMPRFAVFVMLFSMANVGLPGTSGFVGEFMVLMGAIQFNFWIGAIAALTLILSAAYTLWMYKRVIFGAVANARVANLADVGKREFVLLGALAVLVLAIGICPKPFTDAIDATAGEVLAQAEGTVANGATRVADSRVAPEVHAAPATGAQHMVVVDRDRPRG